The Terriglobia bacterium genome segment CAACGTCATGCACATCGTGGAGCATCTTAATGCTCAACCACAGAGTGGCGGGTATGTATAATTAGCCAACCTTCCTGGGCGTTGCGGCGACTCGATCCGAGCCTCCGATGCTTTGGTCCCCGGCGGCCGATCGAAGCATGACTTGCGCGCAGAACATCTCGTATTTGAAAGGTACACTCGGTGACCGTACATCTGATTAATCCTAGCGATAATTCTTTTGGCACCGCGGTGATTACACCGCGCTGGCTCTTCGTTTTGGCCGCGGCTACCCCCCGAGAATATGGAGATCCGAAGCTGGTGGACGAAACTCTGGAGCCGCTAGATCCTTCCACGATTCATGCCGGAGACATAGTCGGGGTGAGCGTCCACACCGGCAATGCCCTGCGCGGTTATGCAGTAGGGAATATGGCGAGGGCTCGGGGAGCATGGGTAATTTACGGTGGGATTCACGCAACTCTTTTTCCCGAGGAGCCGTTTGAACTCGGCGGTGCCCACAGTGTTGTAACTGGAGATGGCGATATAGCCTGGGCTGGCGCCGTGAGAGATTGCGCTGCCGGAACTCCCGAACGGTTTTATGATGGCGGCAAGATCGAGGGTGATCAGTTCGTCGCCGCACGCTGGGATCTCTTATCTCCCGAGAAGTACATGTGGGCATCGGTGCAGACGATTCGGGGTTGCCCTAAACATTGTTCCTTCTGTTCCGTATGGCGCACCGATGGACAGAAGCCTCGGCAACGTGGTTTCCAGAGCGTGATTGACGAGATCGTTGCGCTGCGACGACTGGGATTTCGCTTCATTGCCCTGGCGGACGACAACTTTTACCCTGTCACTCTCACCGATCTTCGCCTCGCCAAAGCCCAGAACAACTTAGAGAAACTTCACAACCTGGAAGAGATTCGTGAAGAACGTTTTAGGCTGATGTCGCAATTAGCGAAGCTCCCTCGTGACATGGTGTTCTTCACCCAGATCACGATGGAAGCGGCAGAAGATCCGGCCTTTTTGGATTCGATGCGGGAAGCAAATATCAAGGGCGCGCTCGTCGGCGTGGAAGCCGTTACACCGGAAGGACTCAAAGCTGTTTATAAAGACTTCAATTGCTCAGGAGAGCGATTGATCGAACAACTCCAGAAGTTCCGTGAACACGGCGTGCACGTTCTCGGCTCGTTCATTTTTGGGTTGCCCACCGATAAGCCGGCAACATTCTCCGCGACCGCCGAGTTGGCGCTCAAGTCCGGTATCACCTTTGCCCAGTTTGTCATGATGACGCCTTTCCCAGGTACGGTTGACTTCACCAACTGGGAGAAGGAACAGTTGAAGAATCCGTCGTATGTGGAGGGGACTCCAATCACACGATACTGGCTAATCCCATCCAATGTCCGACCGAAGATGTTCACCCCTCATCCGCTCATGAGTTCCGACGAAATACGTAAGCGGACACAGGGCGTGTGGGACCGTTTCTACAATCTGAGGTCTATCTGGAAGCGCTCGCGGTGCACCCCGACGCTTCGATCACGACTGGCTTTCATCTTCATATCCAAGCTGTATCGGGAGATGTATGCCGGAACGGGAATCTCCACCGACAGCGCGCGCCGCAAGAAGGCAAGGAGGTCGGCGCGATGGATTGCTCGACAGTGCCGCAAGCTCTTTCAAACGAAGCCAATCCCGGATCTTCGAGCGCCCGAGTGGGTCGCCGCCGGGTCGTCGCGACCGCTGTCCGGAATTGACCCTATGCGGAAAGTCGTCAGTCCGCTGAATATCCTCGATTAATGCCAGGAACTCATTTCGCGACAAGGACCGTACTTCGTCTTTTTCTCGAAATGAGAGCACATCCAGAACCCGCTCTGGCGGACCGGGCGGACGCCAATCTCACGCAGCTGCTTGGTGACAGTGCGTCTCTTTGCGATGGATTGTCAATTACCCCGCGTCGGCAGCCACGTGCTGTGAACTGTGAGTCGCCAGACGTGCTACAGTAGCTGAGCATTAATTGTCACTGCCCCGACTTGTTCAGGCACTTTTGCCTCCCTCGTCTGAGAACCCTTGACAATCGATCTACCGCGCAATGCTGCCGAACAGTTACGACATTGCGGTTGCGGGTTACGAGGACTGCCGCGCAAGTAGATACACGTGTAATCCGATTTAAGCTCCAGGAGGTGGTTGATTTGGCAGAAATTCGACTGCAACAGGGGGAGTCGATTGAAAGCGCATTGCGTCGGTTCAAGCGCAAAGTTCAAGAAGAAGACATCATCCGGGAAGTAAAACGGCACTCTTATTACCTGAAACCGGGTGAAAAGGCGCGTGTGAAACAGGCACTAGCGCGCAAGCGGGCACGCAAGAAGATCCGAAGAGAGACACGAGATCCCAGATGAGACAGATGATGGTTCAGTCGGACTGTCACTGAAGGTGCGGATAAAGTCAGGAGCGCTCTATGTCTGAGGAAACAGGCGTCGTCCTTTGGTTCGCTGCCCGGTCTCCTGATTTCGGCTGATTCAGAAGGAAGGATTACCATGAAACTCAGCGACCGCACACGCAAACTCCTCGTTCGTCTCGCGTTGTTAAACAGAACCGAAGGACAACCAGACAGCCGTGAAAACCCGCTCAAGACGCGTAAGGCACGGGTGTTGAGGCTACGTAAAGAACTGGTACGAGCCTTGGGATCGAAAGAATAACGAGACTAAGTTCATCACTAGCTGTCGAGAGATTGAAGACGATGAAAAAGATCTTTGTAGGGAATTTCAACTTCAACATGTCAGAAGCCGAACTCCGCTCTTTATTTGAACCGTTCGGGAAGGTCGAGAGCGTTTCGGTAGCGACCGATGGTGATACCGGACGCGTACGGGGATTTGGTTTTGTCGACATGCTGAACGATGAAGAGGCCGAAAAGGCTATGTCCGCGCTGAATGGCAAGGATGTTGGTGGGCGCACTCTGAACGTTAATGAAGCTGGCGCCAAGAACGAGTTCAGCAGATTACGTGGCAGTGGTCGGGACCAATTCCGTGGACACGGCCGTTAAAGCACGAGAATGAAAGAGCGAGATAGCCGATGGTATCTCTCGACAGAGGACCTAAAGTCACTGGGACCCTGTCGAAAAAATGTTGACGCCGCGACAGGTGTGTTAGCATCAAAACCAGTAACTCGCGAAGTTTGAACGCGATTTGAGTTTGGCCCGCCTTTAGAAGTATCCCCCCATTCTCAGTCTCAGCCGACCTTCAGCAAGAAAGAATGCACACTTTGAGGAACAGAACTTGCGAATCGAATCCACTCTTGGTTTCGCGAGAAACCTCAGGAAAACAAGAGAGCGATACGATTCAGATGACGAAATTTGTTGAACTACCGTTATGTCCAGCACTGCAGGGAAGGCTTGCGGCCGGACAATTCATAAACCCCACTCCAATCCAATCCGCTGCTATTCCAGCCGCCTTGGAAGGAAAAGACCTGGTCGCAACGGCCCAGACGGGTACTGGAAAGACGCTGGCATTTCTGATCCCAATGATTGAATTGCTGGGAAAGGACACAACGCGAGGTATCGCTGGACTTGTCCTGGTTCCTACGCGTGAGCTTGCGATTCAGGTCCACGCGCAGTTTGAACAGTTGCGCGGCAGAACATTAACTCCGGCGGCACTGGTTATCGGTGGATTGGGCGAGAAGAAGCAGTTGGATGCTATTCGGCGAGGCGCGCGAGTGATCGTTGCAACTCCCGGGCGGTTAGAGGACTACCTTCGACGCGGGTTGGTCGACCTGAGGTCGATAAAGATAGTTGTCCTGGATGAGGCCGATCGAATGCTGGACATGGGCTTCCTTCCAGCTATTAGCCGCATTCTCAGTGTTCTTCCTCGGCAACGCCAGACCCTGTGCTTTTCTGCAACGCTGGAACAAAGCGTTGCCGGGCTTGTGAACCAGTACATGCTGGAGCCAGTGCGTATCGCATTGGGATCGACTTTAAAGCCCGTGGAATCGGTTGAATTACAAGCCTTCGAAGTACCGGGAATGCAGAAGAGCGAGGTCTTGCGCCAACTGCTGGCCGAACACAAGGGTCGCACCCTCGTCTTTGCGCGAACAAAGCGTGGTACCGAGAGACTTGCTAAGCAACTAGCGCGCGACGGTTTCGCGGCCGGAATGATACATGGTGACCGCAGCCAGTCCCAGCGCACAGCCGCGCTGAACAATTTTGAGCAGGGAACCGTCAAAGTACTGGTCGCGACGGATGTGGCCGCGCGTGGCCTTCACATAGAAGAGATCGCACACGTAATCAACTATGATCTGCCCACATTGCCCGAAGACTTCATCCATCGAATCGGCAGAACAGGCCGCGCGGGTGCCTCAGGCCTGGCTTCCACACTTGTGTCGGGCGCCGAAGTGTTTGAGTTGAAGAGCATCGAGCGAGCCCTGAAGCTTCGCATCAAGCGAAGAGAGATTGCGGTCAGGAACTCGTCGAAAGAACCGGCTCTTCCGTCGCTTCGTTCGCGAACGCTTATCGCCATGCCCGGAGAAGTCTTCGTCTAGGCCAAGAGCTCTATCCACGTCAGAGGGGACTTGATTTTGACAGAAGCCGACAACGCGCATACTCTGGAACGAGGATTACATTCTTGTCCTCTTCAGATCCACTG includes the following:
- a CDS encoding radical SAM protein; translation: MTVHLINPSDNSFGTAVITPRWLFVLAAATPREYGDPKLVDETLEPLDPSTIHAGDIVGVSVHTGNALRGYAVGNMARARGAWVIYGGIHATLFPEEPFELGGAHSVVTGDGDIAWAGAVRDCAAGTPERFYDGGKIEGDQFVAARWDLLSPEKYMWASVQTIRGCPKHCSFCSVWRTDGQKPRQRGFQSVIDEIVALRRLGFRFIALADDNFYPVTLTDLRLAKAQNNLEKLHNLEEIREERFRLMSQLAKLPRDMVFFTQITMEAAEDPAFLDSMREANIKGALVGVEAVTPEGLKAVYKDFNCSGERLIEQLQKFREHGVHVLGSFIFGLPTDKPATFSATAELALKSGITFAQFVMMTPFPGTVDFTNWEKEQLKNPSYVEGTPITRYWLIPSNVRPKMFTPHPLMSSDEIRKRTQGVWDRFYNLRSIWKRSRCTPTLRSRLAFIFISKLYREMYAGTGISTDSARRKKARRSARWIARQCRKLFQTKPIPDLRAPEWVAAGSSRPLSGIDPMRKVVSPLNILD
- a CDS encoding RNA-binding protein; protein product: MKKIFVGNFNFNMSEAELRSLFEPFGKVESVSVATDGDTGRVRGFGFVDMLNDEEAEKAMSALNGKDVGGRTLNVNEAGAKNEFSRLRGSGRDQFRGHGR
- the rpsU gene encoding 30S ribosomal protein S21, which produces MAEIRLQQGESIESALRRFKRKVQEEDIIREVKRHSYYLKPGEKARVKQALARKRARKKIRRETRDPR
- a CDS encoding DEAD/DEAH box helicase, producing MTKFVELPLCPALQGRLAAGQFINPTPIQSAAIPAALEGKDLVATAQTGTGKTLAFLIPMIELLGKDTTRGIAGLVLVPTRELAIQVHAQFEQLRGRTLTPAALVIGGLGEKKQLDAIRRGARVIVATPGRLEDYLRRGLVDLRSIKIVVLDEADRMLDMGFLPAISRILSVLPRQRQTLCFSATLEQSVAGLVNQYMLEPVRIALGSTLKPVESVELQAFEVPGMQKSEVLRQLLAEHKGRTLVFARTKRGTERLAKQLARDGFAAGMIHGDRSQSQRTAALNNFEQGTVKVLVATDVAARGLHIEEIAHVINYDLPTLPEDFIHRIGRTGRAGASGLASTLVSGAEVFELKSIERALKLRIKRREIAVRNSSKEPALPSLRSRTLIAMPGEVFV